ACGTGCTTCAGCGAACCCTCAGGCATATAGAGGAAAAGTTCGGCCCCTGGTTCAAGCAGCTGAAATGGCTCAACCTGGGCGGCGGTCATCTTATGACCCGAAAGGACTACGACGTGGAACTGCTCGTCAGCATTCTCAACGGACTTCACGAACGCTATCCATGGCTCAAAATCATACTCGAGCCCGGCAGCGCCTTCGCCTGGCAGACAGGCCCGCTGGTGAGTCATGTGGTGGACGTAGTAGAAGACAAGGGCATCCGCACGGCCATCCTCGACGTCAGCTTCACCTGCCACATGCCCGACTGCCTCGAAATGCCATATCACCCCGAGGTGAGAGGCGCAAAGCTCGTAGAACAGAACGATAACCCTCAGCAGACAGATAATCCTCAACAGAACGAGGCCCCTCAGCAGACAGAGACCACATCGGGCGCCTACCGATTGGGAGGAAACAGCTGTCTGAGCGGCGACTTCATGGGATCGTGGATTTTCGACCACGAACTGCTGGTGGGCGAGGAAGTCATCTTCGAAGACATGATCCACTATACCACCGTCAAAACCAACATGTTCAACGGCATCACCCATCCCTCCATCGGAATGCTCCATCAGGACGGCACCCTCGAAGTGCTGCGCGAGTACGGATATGAAGACTATTGCAGTAGGATGGACTAAAAAAAAAGACTATCGCAGAGTCGGATGGACTAAAAAAACACCACCACAGCTTCAGCATTATAGACCACAAAAAAGAAATGAACAAGAGCTTCTCCCCACATAAGGTTCGCCTCCGGATGCCCCACATCCTTCTCCTTGCCTTCAGCCTGCTGCTGGCCCTCGCTTCCTGCACCCAGGACGACCCCGCAGCCGACGAGCCAAGGATGCCCGGCATGCCCGAACAGCCAAGAGGACCCTTCGAACGGACGGTACTCATCTATATGTCGGGCGAGAACAACCTCAGCTCCTATATTTCACAAGAACTGGTAGAACTGCGCCAAGGCTCGAAAGGAATAGGCAACAACGCCCTCGTGGTATATGTGGACGACGCCAAGACCTATTACGACGACAACCGGCAGGTGGTGCCCCATCTGCCCTACGTGCTCTGGATTCAGAATGGAGAAACCGTAGATTCCATGACCCTCGAAGCCGACTACCTGTCGTCCGACCCGCAGACCATGAGCCGCATACTCAACTACACCTCACAGTACTATCCCGCCAAGGAGTACGGCCTCGTGCTCTGGGGCCATTGCTCGGGATGGATCGTGGAAGACTCCCTTTCCGCTTCTACTACTAAGGCAGGCGCTTCCCTTCAGGCATCCGCTTCCCTTCAGGCCCAGCAGGCAGGCGAGGGTACAGGCAGTCGCCGCGCCTTCGGCATAGACAACGGGCAGAACCAGTCGTCGGTAGTAGGAAAATGGATGAACCTCTCAACACTCGCATCCGTACTGCGCCAATGGCAGCACCTCAAATTCATCTTTGCCGACTGCTGCCAGTTCCAATGCATAGAGAGTGCCTACGAACTGAAAGACGTGGCCGACTATATCATCGGTTCGCCTGCAGAAGTGCCAGCCGAGGGAGCACCCTACGTCACCCTCACCAAGGGACTCTTCGAACCGTCCGAACATTTCTACCAGACCATCGCCGACGCCTATTTCAAGCAGGTCAATCAAACCACCGTTTCCAACGGCGGATGGGACGGCATCTCCATCAGCGCCCAAACACCCATCTCGGTCGTCAAAACCGAACATCTGCCACAACTGGCCCTGCAAACCAACGCCGCCCTGCACTCCTTCCTCCCCCTGGACGCAGGAGGCTATCCCTCCATGAAGGGACTCATATACTATCGCGGCGACGTCAACAACCAGCGCGAAAACGTGATGTACGACATGAACGACTTCCTCCTCCGATATGCCGACTCACAGGCCTACCTCAGCTGGAAGCAGGCCTACGACCAGGTGGTGGTCTATCGGCTATATTCCAGAAACGGGTGGATGACCGCCGGACAGGTTTCTCCCTCGGTATTCAAGTACCTTTCCGACGAGCGTTATGGTGGCGTCAGCATGTTCGTGCCCCAAAACTCCTGGAACTCCTGGTACCTGCCCTACACCCTCTACGGCGTCAATTTCGAAGGCTACAACGCCAGCATCAAGCACACCGTCTGGTACCACGCCGCCGCCCTCCACGACTTCAACGGCTGGTAAACCAGATTCATAGTTCATTAACTTTCGCAAGCTCCGCTTGCCTTGAAGATAAAGGGAGACAGAAGGAGACAGAAGGAGATAGAAGGAGACAGAAGGAGACAGAAGGAGATAGAAGGAGATAAATGACAATAGTTTTTCTGCAGAATTACCACAGATGGAGTAATGTCCTCTATCTTCTGCCGCTGAAAAGCGGCTATCTACCTCTATCTACCTCTATCTTCGTAATATGCGAAACTTGAATTATTCCAATTTCTTTCCCGCCAGCCAAAAAGAAAC
The sequence above is a segment of the Prevotella sp. E9-3 genome. Coding sequences within it:
- the nspC gene encoding carboxynorspermidine decarboxylase, translated to MSKPIYIIEEKKLRRNLSVIQDVARRADVEIILAFKAFALWKTFPIIRQYIGSTTASSLSEARLAYEEFGAKAHTFSPAYTDDEIDQIVGCSSHLTFNSLSQYQRYHDRVRGKASIGLRVNPEYSEVETLLYNPCAPGTRFGVSADKLPRQLPPDIEGFHCHCHCESGADVLQRTLRHIEEKFGPWFKQLKWLNLGGGHLMTRKDYDVELLVSILNGLHERYPWLKIILEPGSAFAWQTGPLVSHVVDVVEDKGIRTAILDVSFTCHMPDCLEMPYHPEVRGAKLVEQNDNPQQTDNPQQNEAPQQTETTSGAYRLGGNSCLSGDFMGSWIFDHELLVGEEVIFEDMIHYTTVKTNMFNGITHPSIGMLHQDGTLEVLREYGYEDYCSRMD
- a CDS encoding clostripain-related cysteine peptidase; amino-acid sequence: MPEQPRGPFERTVLIYMSGENNLSSYISQELVELRQGSKGIGNNALVVYVDDAKTYYDDNRQVVPHLPYVLWIQNGETVDSMTLEADYLSSDPQTMSRILNYTSQYYPAKEYGLVLWGHCSGWIVEDSLSASTTKAGASLQASASLQAQQAGEGTGSRRAFGIDNGQNQSSVVGKWMNLSTLASVLRQWQHLKFIFADCCQFQCIESAYELKDVADYIIGSPAEVPAEGAPYVTLTKGLFEPSEHFYQTIADAYFKQVNQTTVSNGGWDGISISAQTPISVVKTEHLPQLALQTNAALHSFLPLDAGGYPSMKGLIYYRGDVNNQRENVMYDMNDFLLRYADSQAYLSWKQAYDQVVVYRLYSRNGWMTAGQVSPSVFKYLSDERYGGVSMFVPQNSWNSWYLPYTLYGVNFEGYNASIKHTVWYHAAALHDFNGW